The Sphingomonas sanguinis nucleotide sequence GCGGTGATGATCGGGCTTGCCTGGCTGGGCTATCGCGATTGGCGGCGGGCCGTGCCGCGCGATTGACGGGCACGGCCTTATCCATTGGGCGGGTTGCCGCGATCCTCGGCGAGTGCAACAACCATCTCCCAACAGGGAGAGGTCGTAAGATGCGGATATCGATCAGGAAAATCGCGTTCGCCGTGGCGGCGCTACTGACCGGCGCGGTCGCGCAGTCGAGTGTCGCGCGCGCCGCTTCGGACACCAGCGATTTCGCAAGCGCCGATCAGGTCCGCGCGCAGGTAACAGCGATGCTGGCCGAGATGAAGCCGAATCAGGGCTTCGCATGGCGTCCGCTGGTCCGCGACGGGCCGCGCGTCGCGGCGATCGAAATCTGGAAGAAGCCCGGCCGCCCCGCCGTCCATCCGGCGGAGGCCGAATATGCCATCGTGCTAGAAGGCGCGGGAACCCTGATTTCGGGCGGCACCCTGGTCGCGCCCGTGACGCGCCGCGCCGATCTGGTCGAGGGAGAGCGGATCGAGGGCGGCACCACGCGCCCGCTCCGCCCCGGCGACGTGCTGCTCCTGCCGGCGGGCGTGCCGCACTGGTTCGGGATCACGGGCGATCGTCTGGTCCTGTTGGGCACGAAGCTGCCCGCCGACGGACCGCCGCGCCCCCAGGGCTGATCGACATTCATTTGATTCCTCCCCTCTAAGGGGAGGTGGCAGGGCGAAGCCCTGACGGAGGGGTGTCCTGCGGGAAGAGGTTGGTCAACGACCGCCACCGGTGACACCCCTCCACCATCCTACGGATGGTCCCCCTCCCCTTGCAGGGGGGGAATGAGGTCGGGATGGTCCGAATGTCGATCGCGCCCCTAGAAAAGTATGGCGCCGCCGGTGACGAGGCGCAGGGCGGGCGACGCCGGATTGAGTCCGGCCGCCGCCAGGATGTCGAGCTGCACGACCTTGGTCGGCCGCCACGCCGCCGACAGCGCGGCCAGCGCCATCGTCTCATGCTGATCGGGTTCGTCGTCGCGCTCCAGCGACAGTTCGGCGGTGGCGGTGACCTGATCGGTGAATTTGTAACGCAGGCCGGTAATCTCGCTATAGGCCAGGTGCCGACCCATGCCCGACTGGTTGGCGGCCGCGTCCGCTTCCCCCGTCACGGCGATCGCGACCTTTTCCGTCAGGTCGTACTGGACGGGCACGATGATCCCCGTCGACCACGTCCCGGCGCCGACCGGGTAGCGCCCCGTCGCAGCGGTGACAAACGCCTGTACGCCCGCCGAAAAGGCCTTGCCCTTCGCACCGGCCAAATGCTGGCGGATCGCGAAGGTCATGTCGCCCGTGCCGGTCACAGTGTCGACAGTGTCGCTGGCCTTGTCGCGGGTCCGGTCGCGACCATAGCCGACCCAGTCGAACTGGATTTCGGTGTTCTTGCCGACCCCGACCCGCGTGAGGATGTCGGCCGTGACGATACGGTCCTCGCGCTGGCTGGATTGATCGTCACGCTGCCAGTCCAGGGTGGATGCCTCGACATGGACGCGTCCCGGTTCGGTCGTGCAGCTCGATCCGCCGATGCTGGGCCGGGTCGGGCAGAAGCGCGGCTCATCCTCCGCCAGGGCAGGCGCACCGATCGTCAGAGCCATGGCGCTCAGCGCCCACCCCAAAGCCTTCACCGTCGATGCCCCCGTAATCCCGTGATCTGAACGTCTTGCATCGGTTTCGCTCGACGATGCAACGGTAAAGCGATCGACGGCCGCGCCTGTGCCGAGCGGCAGTGGCCGTACGCGGGCTGGTCGATGCCGAGTTCCGTAGGCGCCGCCCGGATGGCGGCTGGCACTGGACCAATGTCCGCGCCGCTCCCGCGCGGCGTCCCGTTCCTGTTCACCACCGGCTATGACGGCTCGGCGATCCCTGAGCGGTTCCGGGATGTCATGCGATGCGAAAAACCGATCGGCATCCGGCTGATAACGCAGGCCATAGGATGCGTCGTCCGCGCGTGATGTCGGCCGGTGGGGGCGAAGAGGCGCGGGGGGATCGTCTGCCGAAACGGGGCTGCCCCCGAGGGGGATCATTCAGTCTGTTGAAATGACGACGGCCCTTAAAAGCCGCTCAGGTGGCAACCGTGAAATCAATCAGTTAGGTTGCTCGATGCGACTTTGAAGCAATCATAGGCCGCCCACATTGCTACTTAAAGGTAGTGCTAAAGCCAAATCGAAAGAGGAGGACTACGTTAACCCCCTTTAGCGGAAGTTTTTGGTGGAAACCGGAATGGCAGTTTTCGGGCTGCGCGGAGCGTAAAATGCCGTTCGTTCAAGTCGCAGGGCTGCGGTCTTGCCAGCCGATACGGGGGAAAGCGGAATCATCGCTTGTAGTTCATGAGACCGCAGCGGGCCGAAGCGACAGCCGCTAGCATCGGAGCCAGCCGTACAGACCTGATCGAAAAAAAGCGAAGGAGGCATCGGCAACGCGATATCATCCGAGAACCAACCAGTGCGCGCCCGATGCACTTAGTTGCGTCGAGAGGCAGCCATTTCATCAACTCATGGCTGCGATGCAAAGCACGACGGTCATGTTTGCATCAAGCGTGCCGATGGCCTGAGCGGCTGATAACAGTGCGGGGATGACGACCTTGGTCTGTTAGACACCGTCGCGTAGCTGCACCACCCTGAGCTTGCGTACTTGCAGGCGTCCTCTTCTTGGGCGATGCTCCGTCCCGCGCTGATCGGGTTTGGCTGCTGGCTACTGCCGAGCCGAGTCCCGTTGCGCGGGGGCAGGGGAGTTATGCTGGACGCGCTAGAACTTTTGCGAACGTTCGCTACCGCCGGTGCAAGTACTCCCGACGATGCGCTGCCTCCTGCAGAGATTAGGTTTGTGCTCGAGGCGCTGGGGCCCTTGGATGCGGAGGGTTCCCGCGGCATGCTCGCAGAGCGTCTGCCCGCCAACTCGTTCAGAATTGATCCTTTTGAGGCGCCGCTAGAGCGGTTCGCTACGCTGCGGCTGCCCGGCGCGGAGCGGACGCTCGACGCTCGGACCCTCTACGCGATTTCCTACGCGCTCTGCGACCAGCTCGGACTCGTGAGCGTCGAGCCCGACGTGGGAGCTCCGATCTACGGCAATGGTCCTGCCGAGCCTAGTTTGCTCGAGGCGACGCGCATCGGCGAGGCGCTGTGCTGGGTGACGTCGGCCCCGCCCGCCGACCGGCTCTGGGCTCTGCGCAGGAGCGGGATTGTCGATGCATGGACCCGCGCCGAGGGGGCGGGTGTGCTTGTCGCGCAGCCCGACAGTGGGATTGCGAAGCACGCGGAGCTCGGCGCGGCCATGTTCAGGCTCGACCTTGCCGCCAACTTCGTCGAGGGTGGATGTGATCCGACCGATCCGCTGAATCCGGGCACGGCCAATCCGGGGCATGGTTCCGGCACTGCCAGCGTGCTCGCGAGCCGGCGCGCGGGAATGCTCTCGGGCGCCGCTCCGGCCGCCTCCGTGATCCCGATCCGCTGCCTTCAGGACGTCAAAGTGTTCGACGCCGCTCCGGTGACGCGCGCCATCCTGCGCGCAGTCGAGGTGGGCGCGCACGTCATTTCCATGAGCCTCGGCGGCATCCCGAGCCGCGCAATGCACGCGGCCATCCGCCACGCTGTCGATCGTGACGTGCTCGTCGTCGCGGCTGCCGGCAACTGCGTGCGGACCGTCATCTGGCCGGCCCGCTATCCGGAGGTGGTTGCCGTTGCAGGCAGCAACGATGCCGACGGCGAGTGGAAGGGCAGCAGCCGCGGTTCGGCGGTGGACGTGACGGCCCCCGCTGAGCTGGTGTGGCGAGCCGCGAGGTCGCGGGCCGAGGACCCGCTCGACGCGATCGGCCCCGGTCAGGGAACCTCCTTCGCGACGGCGCTGACTGCGGGCGCGGCCGCGCTCTGGCTTTCCGCCCATGGTCGCGACGCCGTGCTCGCCGAAGCGCGGAGCCGAGGCGTCCGGGCCCAACATCTGTTCCGTGCCGCGCTGAGGGCGAGTAGCCGCACGCCCGACGGCTGGGACGTCGAGAACTTCGGTCCCGGCATCCTAGACGCAGGTCGGCTCGTCGACATCGCTCTTTCCGAACTGCCTGCCGGTGCTGCCGAGTCGGCCCTCCTGCGCGACTCGGTTGCCGCCTTCATCGACGAAGAAGTGGGGCCGGGTGCAGTACCGCCGGATCTCGACTGGCCGCGCTATCAGGCCGAGATCGCCAACATCGCGCTGACACAGGCGAGGCTGGGCTTCGCGCCAGCCGACGTCGCGGCCGAGGTGAAGTGGGCGGGTACGCGTCCCTCGCCGGAGCTATCCGCGGCGCTGCGACGCACTGGGGACTCGCGCCTCGCCCGCTTCGGCGAGCTCGAGGGGGTCGCGGTCGCGCGGCCGCCCACGGGTTCGCCCGTCGTCTTGCCCGAGCGCGTTCTGTGGCTGCCGCGGGCCTCGCAAGTTGAGGGCGCTGGGGCGGTGATGGGCGGCACGGAAGCGACGAACCGGTCGAGGCGCCTGACCGTCCTCCGCGAGCTCGAGAGCCTGATCGGCGTAGCGGAGGCGGCCCGCACCGTAGATGCGGAGATCCTCTCCGGCGCAGAGGAGGCCGTCGAGGCGTTGGCGTCCGGCGCTCCCCTGCCCACCGATCGAGCCCGATTTGGCCTCGAGGCGCTCATCCTGCTCAAAGGACGGCCGGCGCTTCGCGTGCGTGACGGCACGCTAGATCTTAAGGATCCGAGGGTGGCGGAATGGCGCGACCGCCTGCGAGTTGCGCTCTCTGCAGGCGTCATCGAGCCTCATCTCGGGCGGGTGGGTCGGATTGATGCCGATGGCGCGCACATCGGCACGGGTTTTGTCGTCGGCGACGGGCTCGTCCTCACGAACCGTCATGTCCTCCAAGCGTTCGCGGCTCCGATCCCGAGGCGCAACGATCCGGCGCGTTGGCGCCTGCTGTCGGACGACGTCACGATCGACTTCGCTGAGCGTCCGAGCTCGCAGACGGCAGCCTCACGCTTCCGGGTGGTCGACGTAATCGGCGCAGGTTCGCGGGAGATCGACCCCGAGGTCCTGGACCTAGGGTTGATCGACGCGGCGCTCCTCGCGGTGGAAACAGTGAACGTGGCGAAGACGCCGCTCCCCGCTCCCGGGTGCCTCGACCAGGCGGTCGAGAGCGCCGACCGCGCTCGGGAGGTGCTCGTTGTGGGCTATCCCGCGCGGCCGAGCTCCTTACCGGTGACCGCAACCAATGACGTCGACGCCGAAGTCGTTGCACGTCTCGCTGAGCTGTTTGGCGCCGATTACGGGACGAAGTACGCGGCGCCGGGAAGCATCACCGCTTCCCCGGGTGGGGTGACCGCAGACCCCATCGGCCACGTCTTCCTGCACGACGCCACGACGCTCGTCGGCAACTCCGGGTCGGCGATCCTGTCGCTCAATGCACCCCAGGACTTTATGGGACTGCACTTCGGTGGTCTCTGGCGGCGTCAGAACTACGCCCATGCGATCCCGCGCATGCGCGGCTGGGACGTGTTCGGCCGGGCTTCCGTCCAATGGTCCCCAGCGCCGTGACGCAGCCGACTGACGATGAGATCGCTGGGCTGGCCTCCGGCGTGATCCTCGCACGAGGGGACTACGAGCGCGTGTTCAACGAGGCCCGCGGTGGCCGCTCGCTCCCCTTCAAGGTGCTCGCCCTCATGGCCCCGGGACGGTCGGCCGTGGAAGTCACCATGCTCCGCGCCCGCGACGACGGATGGTTCGGCGACCTGGCCGAGCGGCTCTCAGTGGCAGGGGCCTTCGCCGATCCTGATCCCGAGGACGCTAAACCGGCAGCGCATGTCCAGCTCCAAGGCATTGTCGACGAGCGGCTCGGCATGCTGGTGCAGGAAAAGATGCACCGCGGCGGCATTGCGGCCCGCAAGCGCGTCTGTCGGATCTCGCTCGCGACCGATCCGCCGGTCCATGGCACGGGCTTCCTCGTCGGTCCGCAGGCGGTCCTCACGGCGAGGCACGTCGTCGAGCGCCTGCTTGGCGGCGACGGCCAGCCGGCGAGGGGATCCGACCGCCTGATCTCGGTCAACTTCGATGCCGTAGGGCGCTATAACCGGCCGATGGTCTGCGGCGTGATGACGCAGTGGCTTATCGCCAGCAGCCCCAAGCACGACGCGGAGGACACCGGCTCGTCCGCCTCCGCACTGGACCTGCTTGACGCGGATGAGTTTCGGGACCGGCTCGACTACGCCGTCCTCCGGCTGGATCGTGTCGTGGGCAGGGAGCGCGGCTTCTACAGCCTCGGCGCGTCGCGGGTGCCATGCGTCGATGCCGAGCGTAGCGCGATCAACCTCTACCAGCATCCCGCCGGCGATGTGATGCACTACGCGGCGGGCTTCGGCCAGTCGCTGTGGCCTGGGACGGTCCGCACCCGCCTGAGGCATACCGCCGCCTCAATCCCGGGGTCTTCCGGTGGGTTGATCGTGGATCGCGCGTTCGAGGTAGTAGCGATGCACCAATGCACGTTCCTCGACGACGACGGCAAGCCGCTTGTGAATGGCGCCATCCCGACCGCTTCCATCGCGGCGCGCCGGGACAAGGTTGAGAACGTCGTAGGTGTGCTCGACCCTGTGTGGCGCATCCCTGTCACGGGAGAGCCGGTGGTGGGCCGGGACGGCTTCCAGTCCGCCGTCAACGCCATGCTGACCGGACCTGCGCGCATCGTGTGCGTGCGGGGCGCCGTCGATGCGGACCTCGCCTTCACGAAAGTATTGCTGCGTGGGCTGCTCGACGAGGTGAGTAATCTCATCGTCACGTTCAGCGCGGCCGACTTGCCGCTCGACGCACCGCGCCTTGCAAACGTGCTGCTCGAGCGGACTGCCGGTGCGGGCAGCACCTACGGCCTGCCTCAGCTGCAGGAGGCGGACACAGCGCTAGAGGCATGGCTGCGCGACCACTTGGTGCCCGGCCTCATTTCCGCCTTGCGTGCCGCAGCTGGCAACCGCACCCTCTGGCTCGTGGTCGAGGACCTGGACGCTCATCCGATACGGGAGGGCACGGCTGCGCGGCTGCTGGAGCGCCTCTACGCCGAGGTCGGGGCGGGCGACTTCATGCGCCTGGTGCTGGTCGGCCAGCGCTCGCTGCCGCTTGGGGCTCAGCCCGGCGCCGTGATCTTCGACGATGTGCCTGCGTTCGACCGCGCCGCGGTCACCGACTACGTCGCTCGCCGTTCGACCGAATTGGACGAGGATCGCGACATGGCGGAGCTCGAGCGCGAGGCGCGGCTGATCCTTAACGCGGCGAAGGCCAAGCCGATGCCCCTCGCGCGGGCGATCGCTGTCGCCATCTCCGAAGTCTACGCCCAATCGGAGCCATTGCAGTGACGGCGGTCGAGCTTCCTCTCGGCGGGCCTGCGCTCGAGCTGTTGGGCGACGTGACGGCTCGCGCAGCGCTCCGCGGCCCGTTCGATCCGCTCGAGCTGGTCGGAGACTTAGGAGACCCGCGCGTCGTCGACGTCCTCGGAGCGCTCAGCGCCGATTGCGTGGAAGTCGTCGGCGACGACGCGGTGAAGTGGGAACTGACCGCCGACGCCCGTCAGCGGGCGCTCTCCTCCATGGCGATGGGTCCCTTGGGGCTGAGCGCGGTCGCCGAACGCATCGAGCCGGTGGACGCGTTCAGCCGCTACCTTCGGAAGGCGCTGAGGGGCGATCTAAACCCGTCCATCGGCCGGCTCGAGGCCGAGGCGCTCGAGGCAGCCCGCAAGGCCATGCAGTTCGCGGCCCCGTTCCTCGACCGAGCAAGGGCTGCCTGGGAGGTCGACTCGGTGCTCGCCGTTCGTACGGCCGAAGCGGAGCGCGCGATTCTGTCCTCGGGTCCGCTGATCGGGCGCGACTGGCACCTGCGCAATCTGCGGACGCTCGCCCGCTCGGCGCTCGAGGACGTCGATCAATCCGCAATCGCGTGGGCGGCAGTGGTCACCGGCGAGCCCGGTGTCGGCAAGTCGGCCCTGCTGGCCGAGTTCTCGCGCCTCCACCGCAGCTACTTCGGCCCGGGCTTTCCATTGCTCTGGTTCGACTTCGACCGAGCGGCGCTCTCGACCCCGACGCCGCAGGTTCTCCTTGAAGAGCTCGCGCGGCAGATCGGCTTCGCGGTGCCTTACGCCCGGTGGGCGGTTGACGCGTTCCTCGACCAGCCCGGTGTTGACGACGAGCGCTCTGATGGCTTGCTTGAAAGCCAGAGTCTGGAGGCGGCGCGGGAGGCGGTCCTCTGGTCGCGCTGGCGTGCCACTGTCGGGCAGGCGTTGGACGATGTCCCGCTGCTGCTGGTGTTCGACACGCTGGAAGAGGTGCTCGTCCATCGGGATGGCCGGGCCGAGCAACTCGCCGCTTGGCTGCGGGCGCTCTTCGGCGAGTCCGGCATGCGCAGGGTGCGGATGGTGCTCGCCGGCCGCACCGACGAGGGGCAGCTATCCGCGCTGCTCGGTGCGGGTTCGAGGAACCTCCCGCTGGCCGAACTCAAGCCTGCGCCGGCGGCGAGACTCCTGCGGGACCTGCTGTGGTCGGCCCGGGTCGAGACGGCGTCCATCCCGGTCGACGCCCTGGTCGAGCGGTACGGTGGCAACCCGCTCACTCTCAAAATGATTGCGCGCTACGTCGCGGCCGAGGGGGCTGACGGGGCCGGCGAGTTGCTGGTGGACGTCGGTGAGCGACGGTTCGCGAGCGTGATTGCCCAGACCGTGCTCTACACGAGGATCCTCCGCCGGATCCGGACCTCCGACCCAGACCTCGAGAAGGTAGCCTATCCAGGGCTCGTCCTGCGGCGGGTTACGCCGGATCTCATCCGACACGTGCTGGCCGGACCATGCGGGCTCGGCGACGTGGACGAGGCGCGCGCGAGTGCACTCTTCGGAGCGCTGAGCGAGCAGGTCTGGCTCGTCGACACGCGGCGCGAGCCGGGAGCGGTTCGTCACCGCCGGGAACTCCGGCGTCAGATGTTCCAGGCCATGATGGCGGGCCAGCCGGCGCTCTCCCTCGACATCCACAGGGCGGCCTCTGCCTACTACGAGGCGGGTGGCGACCGCGCGCTGACCGCCCGGGAGCAGCGCGCGGAGGGGATTTATCACCGCGCGTTCGTCCAGCCGGACGCCTTCGGCGAGGCGGATCTGGCGGAGTTGCGGACCATGATCGGCGAGGATGTCGCGGATCTTCCGGCGGAGCTGCGCGCGCGGATCAAGTTCATGTCCGACCGTGGGCTGGAGGTGGACGAGTTCGCCGCGCTGGCGCCAGACCTTCAGCGGGAGGTGGCGGTGGAGAGCGCCAGCCGGTCCCTGCGTCGCGGCGTGGACCCGGCCGGGGGCGCTGCGACTGGGCTGGCCTCTCGGCCGGTGGCGCTTCGTCCGGCAGACCCGGTGCCGAGCCTCGCAGCTGAGAAGGCCTATGGCGCAGGCGATCTCGATACGCTCGTCGCGCTCGGGACCCGTCTGGTTCAGGAGTTCGTCGATGAGTTCCTGCTGGACCGACGTCGCAGCCGCTCGCGGATGCCCGACGACTTCACGTCATTCGGCGTGTGGCGGGCGGCGATGGCGGCGTCTGGCCGCCGCGAGGCCGGCTGGATGCTGGACGCGCTCCGCGAGCATGCGTCGTCGCCT carries:
- a CDS encoding cupin domain-containing protein; this translates as MRISIRKIAFAVAALLTGAVAQSSVARAASDTSDFASADQVRAQVTAMLAEMKPNQGFAWRPLVRDGPRVAAIEIWKKPGRPAVHPAEAEYAIVLEGAGTLISGGTLVAPVTRRADLVEGERIEGGTTRPLRPGDVLLLPAGVPHWFGITGDRLVLLGTKLPADGPPRPQG
- a CDS encoding transporter, with translation MALTIGAPALAEDEPRFCPTRPSIGGSSCTTEPGRVHVEASTLDWQRDDQSSQREDRIVTADILTRVGVGKNTEIQFDWVGYGRDRTRDKASDTVDTVTGTGDMTFAIRQHLAGAKGKAFSAGVQAFVTAATGRYPVGAGTWSTGIIVPVQYDLTEKVAIAVTGEADAAANQSGMGRHLAYSEITGLRYKFTDQVTATAELSLERDDEPDQHETMALAALSAAWRPTKVVQLDILAAAGLNPASPALRLVTGGAILF
- a CDS encoding S8 family serine peptidase, producing the protein MLAERLPANSFRIDPFEAPLERFATLRLPGAERTLDARTLYAISYALCDQLGLVSVEPDVGAPIYGNGPAEPSLLEATRIGEALCWVTSAPPADRLWALRRSGIVDAWTRAEGAGVLVAQPDSGIAKHAELGAAMFRLDLAANFVEGGCDPTDPLNPGTANPGHGSGTASVLASRRAGMLSGAAPAASVIPIRCLQDVKVFDAAPVTRAILRAVEVGAHVISMSLGGIPSRAMHAAIRHAVDRDVLVVAAAGNCVRTVIWPARYPEVVAVAGSNDADGEWKGSSRGSAVDVTAPAELVWRAARSRAEDPLDAIGPGQGTSFATALTAGAAALWLSAHGRDAVLAEARSRGVRAQHLFRAALRASSRTPDGWDVENFGPGILDAGRLVDIALSELPAGAAESALLRDSVAAFIDEEVGPGAVPPDLDWPRYQAEIANIALTQARLGFAPADVAAEVKWAGTRPSPELSAALRRTGDSRLARFGELEGVAVARPPTGSPVVLPERVLWLPRASQVEGAGAVMGGTEATNRSRRLTVLRELESLIGVAEAARTVDAEILSGAEEAVEALASGAPLPTDRARFGLEALILLKGRPALRVRDGTLDLKDPRVAEWRDRLRVALSAGVIEPHLGRVGRIDADGAHIGTGFVVGDGLVLTNRHVLQAFAAPIPRRNDPARWRLLSDDVTIDFAERPSSQTAASRFRVVDVIGAGSREIDPEVLDLGLIDAALLAVETVNVAKTPLPAPGCLDQAVESADRAREVLVVGYPARPSSLPVTATNDVDAEVVARLAELFGADYGTKYAAPGSITASPGGVTADPIGHVFLHDATTLVGNSGSAILSLNAPQDFMGLHFGGLWRRQNYAHAIPRMRGWDVFGRASVQWSPAP
- a CDS encoding trypsin-like serine peptidase, with translation MTQPTDDEIAGLASGVILARGDYERVFNEARGGRSLPFKVLALMAPGRSAVEVTMLRARDDGWFGDLAERLSVAGAFADPDPEDAKPAAHVQLQGIVDERLGMLVQEKMHRGGIAARKRVCRISLATDPPVHGTGFLVGPQAVLTARHVVERLLGGDGQPARGSDRLISVNFDAVGRYNRPMVCGVMTQWLIASSPKHDAEDTGSSASALDLLDADEFRDRLDYAVLRLDRVVGRERGFYSLGASRVPCVDAERSAINLYQHPAGDVMHYAAGFGQSLWPGTVRTRLRHTAASIPGSSGGLIVDRAFEVVAMHQCTFLDDDGKPLVNGAIPTASIAARRDKVENVVGVLDPVWRIPVTGEPVVGRDGFQSAVNAMLTGPARIVCVRGAVDADLAFTKVLLRGLLDEVSNLIVTFSAADLPLDAPRLANVLLERTAGAGSTYGLPQLQEADTALEAWLRDHLVPGLISALRAAAGNRTLWLVVEDLDAHPIREGTAARLLERLYAEVGAGDFMRLVLVGQRSLPLGAQPGAVIFDDVPAFDRAAVTDYVARRSTELDEDRDMAELEREARLILNAAKAKPMPLARAIAVAISEVYAQSEPLQ
- a CDS encoding ATP-binding protein, with amino-acid sequence MTAVELPLGGPALELLGDVTARAALRGPFDPLELVGDLGDPRVVDVLGALSADCVEVVGDDAVKWELTADARQRALSSMAMGPLGLSAVAERIEPVDAFSRYLRKALRGDLNPSIGRLEAEALEAARKAMQFAAPFLDRARAAWEVDSVLAVRTAEAERAILSSGPLIGRDWHLRNLRTLARSALEDVDQSAIAWAAVVTGEPGVGKSALLAEFSRLHRSYFGPGFPLLWFDFDRAALSTPTPQVLLEELARQIGFAVPYARWAVDAFLDQPGVDDERSDGLLESQSLEAAREAVLWSRWRATVGQALDDVPLLLVFDTLEEVLVHRDGRAEQLAAWLRALFGESGMRRVRMVLAGRTDEGQLSALLGAGSRNLPLAELKPAPAARLLRDLLWSARVETASIPVDALVERYGGNPLTLKMIARYVAAEGADGAGELLVDVGERRFASVIAQTVLYTRILRRIRTSDPDLEKVAYPGLVLRRVTPDLIRHVLAGPCGLGDVDEARASALFGALSEQVWLVDTRREPGAVRHRRELRRQMFQAMMAGQPALSLDIHRAASAYYEAGGDRALTAREQRAEGIYHRAFVQPDAFGEADLAELRTMIGEDVADLPAELRARIKFMSDRGLEVDEFAALAPDLQREVAVESASRSLRRGVDPAGGAATGLASRPVALRPADPVPSLAAEKAYGAGDLDTLVALGTRLVQEFVDEFLLDRRRSRSRMPDDFTSFGVWRAAMAASGRREAGWMLDALREHASSPHVEWAAAMNPHSKEYFSRSEAVDALFRLLGDEDSRMSIFQPRQTRSRPEVRTTQALRHVQLGAGSVGPSYMRVGLRLLRYLDPAMVDGVERLRDQSLAVFASPDLVETLERLRQLGRGRAPTLAEYALRDGQRLGLDVRIAAFRDPVTSGLLRGMTPELHQLVLVCAREAGREALLSFAAQAEAAPVLWPEELRPDRLSRSFSSGFERWAGTMIEAADRAAMLPELLAGLAEHGNAPERARRVMHVLDAYDRVLLGKRGTR